In uncultured Methanobacterium sp., a genomic segment contains:
- a CDS encoding zinc-ribbon domain-containing protein: MVKCSKCGADNDSYTAFCQECGEIIINNKKNNKTGKDIEIGIIFAILLFIIFMFLQLRMTQ, from the coding sequence ATGGTTAAATGTAGTAAATGTGGTGCAGATAATGATTCTTACACTGCTTTTTGTCAGGAATGTGGTGAAATAATAATCAACAATAAAAAAAACAATAAAACAGGAAAAGACATTGAAATCGGGATAATCTTTGCAATATTATTATTTATTATTTTTATGTTCCTCCAGTTAAGGATGACTCAATAA
- the mch gene encoding methenyltetrahydromethanopterin cyclohydrolase yields MVSVNLEAKKTVDLMIENADDLNIAVHKLENGSTVIDAGVNVTGSFKAGELYTIVCLGGLAEVGISIPGDLSEGLALPSVKIKTHQPAISTLGSQKAGWSVSVGDFFALGSGPARALALKPEETYEEIGYMDEADLAIITLESDKLPGADVMDYVAKECKVAPENVYALVAPTSSLVGSIQIAGRVVENGTYKMLEALHFDVNKVKHAAGIAPIAPVDPDGLKAMGKTNDAVLFGGRTYYFIESETKDDLKSLAENLPSSAADGYGKPFYDVFKEANFDFFKIDKGMFAPAEVVINDLTTGELFRAGYVNVELLKKSFGL; encoded by the coding sequence ATGGTAAGTGTCAATTTAGAAGCTAAAAAAACAGTAGACTTAATGATTGAGAATGCAGACGACCTTAATATTGCAGTTCACAAACTGGAAAACGGTTCAACAGTTATAGATGCAGGAGTTAATGTAACTGGAAGTTTTAAAGCAGGAGAACTTTACACTATTGTGTGTCTTGGTGGATTGGCTGAAGTGGGAATATCAATCCCTGGAGACCTCTCTGAAGGTTTAGCACTACCCTCAGTAAAGATAAAAACACACCAGCCCGCTATTTCAACCCTGGGATCACAGAAAGCTGGATGGTCCGTCAGTGTGGGTGACTTCTTTGCCCTGGGCTCTGGCCCAGCAAGAGCACTGGCCTTAAAACCTGAAGAAACCTATGAAGAAATCGGTTACATGGATGAAGCAGATCTAGCCATCATAACCCTTGAATCAGACAAACTCCCAGGAGCAGATGTCATGGATTATGTTGCTAAAGAATGTAAAGTTGCACCTGAGAATGTTTACGCCCTGGTAGCCCCAACCTCATCCCTGGTTGGTTCTATCCAGATTGCAGGAAGGGTAGTAGAAAACGGAACCTACAAGATGCTAGAGGCCCTGCACTTCGATGTTAACAAGGTCAAACACGCAGCAGGAATAGCCCCTATAGCTCCTGTGGACCCTGACGGCTTAAAAGCCATGGGAAAAACCAACGATGCAGTGTTATTCGGTGGTCGAACCTACTACTTCATTGAATCAGAAACCAAGGACGACCTGAAATCACTGGCTGAGAATTTACCATCATCTGCTGCTGATGGATATGGAAAACCATTCTACGATGTCTTCAAAGAAGCCAATTTCGACTTCTTCAAGATTGATAAGGGAATGTTCGCACCAGCAGAAGTGGTAATCAACGACCTCACCACTGGAGAACTATTCCGAGCAGGATACGTCAATGTGGAACTTTTAAAGAAATCATTTGGATTATAG